Genomic window (Streptomyces sp. NBC_00078):
TCCCCTCCAGCTCAGAACCCCCGCGATCCCCCCAGATCCCCCTCCGAGAAGTCCTGATGCCAAGTACGACCCGCAAGGTGGGCGAAGGGTTGTACGGCTTCTTCAGATTTTTTTCGTCCCGCGTCGCCGGCCGCGTCCGGCCAGGTCAGCAGGTGCCTGGTGCCCCGGCACCAGCGCTCGGATCGTCAGCCGGTGTGCTGGGCGAAGCGTCGGGCCGTCTCCGTCAGGACCTCGCGGCCGTCCCGCGCCCACAGGTCGTCGTTGAACAGCTCGACCTCGATGGGCCCGGTGTAGCCGGCCGCCTCCACGTAGCCCTTCCACTCCCGCATGTCGATCGAGCCGTCGCCGATCTGCCCGCGGCCGGTGAGCACGCCCTCGGGCAGCGGCGTGGTCCAGTCGGCGAGCTGGAAGGAGTGGATACGGCCGCCCGCGCCCGCCCGGGCGATCTGCGCGGGCGCGTTGTCGTCCCACCAGACGTGGTACGTGTCGACGGTGACGCCGACCTGCCGGGCCGGGAAGCGTTCCGCGAGGTCGAGCGCCTGGGCGAGCGTCGAGACCACGCAGCGGTCAGCGGCGTACATCGGGTGCAGTGGCTCGATGGCCAGGCGGACACCGTGCGACTGCGCGTACGGGCCCAGCTCTCCCAGCGCGTCGGCGATGCGCTCCCGGGCGCCGTGCAGGTCCTTGGAGCCGGCCGGCAGCCCGCCGGAGACCAGGACCAGGGTGTCGGTGCCCAGGGTCGCCGCCTCGTCGATCGCACGACGGTTGTCGGCCAGCGCCGCCGCGCGCTCGGCCGGGTCGATCGCCGTGAAGAAGCCTCCGCGGCAGAGGGTGGTGACGGTCAGGCCCGCGTCACGGACCAGCTTGGCCGTCGCATCCAAACCGTACGACTGGACCGGTTCGCGCCACAGGCCCACTCCTGGCACGCCCAACTCCAGGCAGGCGTCGACCAGTTCGGGCATCGCCAGCTGCTTGACGGTCATCTGGTTGATGGAGAAGCGGGAGAGGCCGCCGGTCGTCACTGGGTCACTCCGTAGAGGGCAAGGAGGGTCTTCATCCGGTCCTCGGCCAGTTTCGGGTCGGGGAACAGGCCCAGGCCGTCGGCGAGCTCGTAGGCGCGGGCGAAGTGCGGGAGGGAGCGGGCCGACTGGAGGCCGCCGACCATCGTGAAGTGCGACTGGTGGCCGGCCAGCCAGGCGAGGAAGACCACGCCCGTCTTGTAGAAGCGGGTGGGGGTCTGGAAGAGGTGGCGGGAGAGTTCGACGGTCGGGTCCAGCAGGGCCCGGAAGCCCGCCGCATCACCCGTGTCCAGGACCCGTACCGCCTCCGCGGCCAGCGGGCCCAGCGGGTCGAAGATGCCGAGCAGGGCGTGGCTGAAGCCCTGCTCGTCGCCCGCGATCAGCTCGGGGTAGTTGAAGTCGTCGCCCGTGTAGCAGCGCACGCCCTGCGGGAGCCGGCGGCGGATGTCGATCTCGCGCTGGGCGTCGAGGAGGGAGACCTTGATGCCCTCCACCCTGTCGGGGTGAGCGGCGATGACCTCCAGGAAGGTGTCCGTCGCCGTGTCGAGGTCGCTCGACCCCCAGTAGCCCTCCAGCGCCGGGTCGAACATCGGGCCGAGCCAGTGCAGGACCACCGGCTCGGACGCCTGGCGGAGCAGGTGGCCGTAGACCTCCAGGTAGTCCTCGGGGCCGTTCGCCGCCGCCGCGAGGGCGCGGGACGCCATCACGATGGCCTGCGCGCCGGACTCCTCGACGAGGGCGAGCTGCTCCTCGTAGGCCGCCCGGACCTCCACGAGGGATCCGGCGGCGATCTGGTCGGTGCCGACGCCGCAGGCGATCCGGCCGCCGACCGCCTTGGCCTCGGCGGCGCTGCGCCGGATCAGCTCGGCCGCGCCCGCCCAGTCCAGGCCCATGCCGCGCTGAGCGGTGTCCATCGCCTCGGCGACCCCGAGCCCGTGGGACCACAGGTGGCGGCGGAAGGCGAGGGTGGCGTCCCAGTCGACGGCGGCGGGCGAGTCGGGCGACACGTCCGCGAAGGGGTCCGCGACGACATGCGCCGCCGAGAAGACCGTACGCGAGGTGAAGGGGGAGCCGGTGGTGAGGGCGAGGGGTTCCGGGCGGGGGTCGTATGCCCTGAACCCGCCCTTGAAGTCGGGGAGTTGGATGGTCACAGCGCAATCTCCGGTACGTCGATGCGCAGGCCCTCGGCCGAGGACCTCAGGCCCAGGTCGGCGAGCTGGACGCCGCGGGCGCCGGCGAGGAGGTCCCAGTGGTAGGGGGCGTCGGCGTAGACGTGCTTGAGGAACAGCTCCCACTGGGCCTTGAAGCCGTTGTCGAACTCCTCGTTGTCCGGGATCTCCTGCCACTGGTCGCGGAAGGAGTACGTGGCCGGGATGTCGGGGTTCCAGACCGGCTTGGGGGTCATGGTGCGGTGCTGGACGCGGCAGTTGCGCAGGCCGGCGACCGCGGAGCCCTCGGTGCCGTCGACCTGGAACTCGACGAGTTCGTCGCGGCCCACGCGCACGGCCCAGCTGGAGTTGATCTGGGCGATCGCGCCGCCGTCGAGCTCGAAGATGCCGTAGGCGGCGTCGTCGGCGGTGGCGTCGTAGGGCTTGCCGTTCTCGTCCCAGCGCTGCGGGATGTGGGTGGTGGCGATGGCCTGGACGGACTTCACCCGGCCGAACAGCTCGTGCAGCACGTACTCCCAGTGCGGGAACATGTCGACGACGATGCCGCCGCCGTCCTCCGCGCGGTAGTTCCAGGACGGGCGCTGGGCCGTCTGCCAGTCGCCCTCGAAGACCCAGTAGCCGAACTCGCCACGGATGGACAGGATCCGGCCGAAGAAGCCGCCGTCGATGAGGCGCTTGAGCTTCAGCAGGCCCGGGAGGAAGAGCTTGTCCTGGACGACGCCGTGCTTGATGCCCTTCTCCTGCGCGAGCCGGGCGAGTTCGAGGGCGCCCTCAAGGCCGGTGGCGGTGGGCTTCTCGGTGTAGATGTGCTTGCCCGCCGCGATCGCCTTCTTGATCGCCTCCTCGCGGGCCGAGGTCACCTGGGCGTCGAAGTAGATGTCGACGGTCGGGTCCGCGAGTACCGCGTCCACGTCGGTGGAGATGTTCGCCGGGTCCAGGCCGTGCTGTTCGGCGAGCGCCTTGAGCGCGTGCTCGCGGCGGCCGACCAGGATCGGCTCCGGCCACAGCACGGTGCCGTCACCGAGGTCGAGGCCACCCTGTTCGCGGATGGCCAGGATGGAACGGACCAGGTGCTGGCGGTAGCCCATGCGCCCGGTCACGCCGTTCATGGCGATACGCACCGTCTTGCGTGTCACGTCATTCCCTTCGCAGGCGTCGTACTCGGCTCCCAGGCGTCGTACTCGGCGTCGTACGCGGATGCGCGCGCCGCGTCGGCCCCACTGATGAGCGTCACAGCAAGCGCTTTCTATCTATGGAGAAGCTAGCCTCTGAGCGGTGGTTCAGACAAGACCGTGACCGCTTCGAGTTGTTCGAGGGGACGAACAACTCGGGGTTGTGGCCGTAAGGTCTGGTCGACGTGCTCGGAACCGGGGGGCCTGGGGTCGACCTGTCCACGAGGGCGTACCACGAACCGATGAGGGCGTACGACAGGTACGACGAGATGCGTGACCGGAGGACGACGAGATGACGGTGACCCTGGCGGACGTGGCGGCCCGCGCGCAGGTCTCGCCCGCGACGGTGTCGCGCGTGCTGAACGGGAACTATCCCGTCGCCGCATCCACCCGTGAGCGGGTGCTGAAGGCGGTCGACGATCTGGACTACGTGCTGAACGGGCCGGCGAGTTCGCTGGCCGCGGCCACTTCCGACCTGGTGGGGATTCTCGTCAACGACATCGCCGACCCGTTCTTCGGGATCATGGCGAGCGCGATCCAGGCGGAGATCGGTGGGCCCGGGGGCCGTGCCGGGGGCGAGCGGCTGGCGGTCGTCTGCAACACGGGGGGTTCGCCGGAGCGTGAACTGACGTATCTGACACTGCTGCAGCGGCAGCGCGCGGCGGCGGTCGTGCTGACCGGCGGTGCCATTCAGGACGCGCCGCACGCGGCGGCCGTGGCGTCGAAGCTGCGCAAGCTGACCAACGCGGGGACGCGGGTGGTGCTGTGCGGTCGGCCGCCGGCGCCCGACACCGGGGCGATCGCGCTCGCCTTCGACAACTGCGGGGGCGGACAGCGGCTGACCGAGCACCTGATCGGGCTGGGGCACCGGCGGCTCGGGTACATCGCGGGGCCACAGGAGCGGACGACGACGCGGCACCGGCTGGAGGGGCACCGGGCGGCGCTGGCCGCGGCGGGGATCGAGGAGGATCCCCGGTGGACGGTGTGGGGCCGGTACGACCGGACCTCGGGATACGAGGCGACGCTTGAGCTGCTGCGCCGGGATCCGTCCCTCACGGCGGTGGTCGCGGCGAACGACTCCGTCGCGCTGGGGGCGTGTGCCGCGCTGCGGGAGTCCGGGCTGCGGATTCCTCAGGACGTGTCGGTCGCCGGGTTCGACGATCTGCCGTTCAGCATCGACGCGGTGCCCGCTCTGACGACGGTGCGGTTGCCGTTGGCGGAGGCGGGGGCGCGGGCCGGACGGATCGCCATGGGGCGGGAGGAGCCGCCGCCGGGGGATATCGCGACGGTTCGGGGGGAGCTGATGGTTCGGGGGTCGTCCGGGGTGCCCCGGAGCCCGGCATCCACGTGACCGCACTGGGGGCTGCCGCCCCCAGACCCCCGTCGGCCCTTGAGGGGCCTTGTCCTCAAACGCCGGACAGGTTGAGTTGCGGGATCTGCCTTCGCACACCGCACGGGCCCGGTCGCGCGAAACGACACCAAACGCCGGACGGGCCGAGGTGCAGGACCGGCCTCCAAACACCACACGGGCCCAGTTGCGCGAAACGGCGCTGAAAGGTCTGGTCAGCTGTCCTTCACCGCCAGGAACCCGAACTGCTCCGGCACGTCGTCCGGGCCGGTCTCCACGGTACGGGTGAGGCGTAGGCCCGCTGTCGCCGCGGCGTTCAGGAGGGCGGCCAGCGGGAGGTGCCAGGCGCCGACGCGGGCCCGTACGCCCTTGGAGCTCCAGCCGTCGAAGCGGCGGGAGCGGTCGGTGTACCGGGGGTCCACGATCACCCTCGGTGGATCGCTTCGGTCCGCGAAGGCGCCGACGAAGCACGGGTGCACTCCCAGGTGCACGAACCGGCCCCCGGGCTCCAGCACCCGTGCGATCTCGCGCAGGACCGCCGCGTAGTCCGGCACGTCCGTGCTCGCCAGCACGCACACGGCGGCCGGCACCGAGGCGTCCGCCAGGGGGAGCGCCGTCGCGTCGGCGAGGGCGACCGGCAACCGCCGTGCCGCATGGCGCAGTTGACCGCCGGAGAGGTCGACTCCCACCCGGGCCCAGCCCAGTTGGCGCAGCCGGGACGCGTGGGCGCCGGTGCCGCAGCAGACGTCGAGGCAGCGTCCGCCGCCGGGGCCGAGCAGGTCGCCGAGGGCGACGTGGACCGTGCGGACGTAGTCGCCCCGGCCGTCGGCGGACATGTGGTCGTTGTACCAGTCGGCGTGTTCGTCGTACGCCGCGTTCCTGCTGGCCGATGTCTCCATGGCCCTGAGCCTAGGGAGGGGCAGGGGTGCCCGCGGTGCCGTTCGCCGACGGCTGCACGGGTTTCGCTGTCGGCGCGAGGAAGTCCATTTTCCCGGCGGACGGGGCCAAGCGGGGGTTCGAGCTCGTCTCCACGGCCAGGGGCAAGACCGGCGTGCAGGTGAGCGTGTACCGGCCGGTGGCCGACGAGGGGTAGCCCCGGGGGTGCGGGTGTCCTAGTCTCGATCCGACGGTATCTCTGACTGAGTCAACCATTCGGGGGTCGATGCTCATGACCGTCCAGGACATCCGCACCTTCAACCGCTTCTACACGAACGTCATCGGCGCTCTCGACTACAGCCGCCAGCTGTACGCCCCGTACACGCTGACGGAGTCCCGTGTGCTCTACGAACTCGCGCACTCCCCTCGTACGGACGCGGTCGATCTGCGGAGCGAACTCTCCCTGGACGCCGGGTACCTGAGCCGGATCCTGAACAAGTTCGAGGACGACGGGCTGATCGAGCGCGTACCGTCCGCGCGTGATCCCCGGCGCCGCCAGGTCACCCTCACCCCGCGCGGGCGCGAGACCGCGGGCCTGCTGGCCGAGCGGGCCAACGAGTCCGTGGGCGCGCTCCTCGCCACCGTACCCTCCGCCGACCGCCCCCGCCTGTCCGAGGCGATGCGCACGGTCCGCGAGATCCTCTCCGACGGCCGTCCGCCCCGCCGCGAGGACGTCGTCCTGCGCGAGCCCGGCCCCGGCGACCTGGGCTGGATCGTGCAGCGCAACGCCGCGCTGTACGCCGCCGAGTACGGCTTCAACGCCGACTACGAGGGGCTGGTGGCCCGTATCGTCGCCGACTACGCCGAGGACCACGATCCGCATCTGGAGCGGGTGTGGGTCGCCGAGGTCGACGGCCGGCCGGTGGGCTGCATCATGTGCGTACGGGACGACGCCCCGGCCACCGCCCGGCTGCGGCTGCTGCTGGTCGAGCCCGAGGCGCGCGGGCTCGGCATCGGCGACCGGCTCGTGGGGGCCGTCGTCGACTTCGCACGCGGGGTCGGCTACCGCGACATCGTGCTGTGGACCAACGACGTCCTCGGCGCCGCCCGCCGCATCTACCAGCGACACGATTTCGTCCTGGTCGCCGAGAAACCGCACCGCTCGTTCGGAAAGGACCTGACCGGCCAGGACTGGCGGCTGGACCTGCACGGCTCCCCGGGGTGACAGTAGGGACCATGAGACTGGCGTTCTCCACCCTCGGCGTCCCCGGCCTGCCCATCCCGGACGTGGTCCGGCTCGCGGCCACCCACGGCTACCACGGCGTCGAGCTGCGCGCCCACCCGGAGGAACCGGTCCACCCGGGCATCGACCTCTCCGAACGGGTCGACGTGGCCTCCGAGTTCAAGGCGGGAGGCATCGAGATCCTGGGCCTCGCCGGGTACGCGCGCGTGGCCGCGCCCGGCGACGACGGCCCCGTGATCGAGGAGATCCGCCGCCTCCTCGACCTCGCCCGCGACCTCGGCGCCCCCTACGTCCGGGTCTTCCCCGGCGCGGACCACGAACAGACCACCGAGCGCGCCGACGCGCTGGCCGCCCGGCGGCTGGGCACGGCCGCGGAGTACGCCGCCGACCTCGGCGTACGCATCCTCCTGGAGACCCACGACTCGCATCGCAGGGCAGCCGACGCGATCCGGATCCTGGGCCCCGTCGGCCACCGTCATGTCGGCGCCCTGTGGGATGTCATGCACACCTGGCTGGGCGGCGAGCAGCCTTCGGAGTCGTACGCCGCCCTGTCGCCGTTCCTCGGCTATGTCCAGGTCAAGGACATCGCCTCCGCCGAGGACACCACCCCGCTCCCGCTCGGCACCGGCGTCCTGCCCCTCACCGAGTGCGTGGAGGTCCTCTCCCGCCACGGCTGGGACGGCTGGCTGTGCTGGGAGTACGAGAAGCGCTGGTACGAGGAGGCTGCGCCGCTGGCGGAGTTGCTGGGTGCGGGGCGGGAGCATTTGGGGCGGTTGCTGAACGAGTGCGCGTAGCGCTCCGCGGGGGGGCGGGTGGGGAGGCTGCCGTGACGGGGTCGTCGGTCGGGTGCGGGGTCCGTCGTGGCTGTTCGCGCCCACGTGGCTCGCCGCATATCGATACAGCCCCGCGCCCCCTCGCGCCCTCATGAGGCTGGCGAGCCTCGGTCGCGTACCGGAGCCGCGGGACGGGACCGCCGTCAGCTGACGACGCGGGCCCAGACGGACTTGCCGAACTCCCGCTCCCGTACGCCCCATTCCTCGCACAGTGCGTCTACGAGGAGGAGGCCGCGGCCCGAAGTGGCGTCCGGGTCATAGCCGTTCAGGACGGGGTGGTGGGGCGACCCGTCCGAGACCTCGACCTCGATGGTCTTGCCGCCGTCGTGCGCGAGGGCGACGTCGAAGGTACGGCCGTGGCGACGGGCGTGCCGGACGGCGTTCGTGGCCAGTTCGGTGAGGATCAGGGCGATCGTCTCAGCGACGTCGTCCGGTACCGCCCAGGCGGCGAGCGCCAGTTGGGCGCCGTGGCGGGCCTCGGGGACGTTCTCGACGACCGGCATGAAGGAGCGGCGCCAGGTGTGGGGGTGACTTTCCGTGTTCACGATACGACTGTCGGTCCTGCTCGCTAACTTCGATAGAGATCGCGCGTCGACGGTCGAATGCGGCGAGTGACGTTGAGGGCGCGTTGAATGGCGTTGAGGCGGGTTGAGGGGGTCGTTGCGATGGGGCAACCGAAGAAGAAGGCGGCCTCGCCGGCGGCGCAGTACTTCGCGGAGGTACTGGTCCCAGTACGAGTACCTCATCGAGTGCGCCGCGCGTCCCAACGTCGCGCTCCAGGTCATGCCGATGAGCCGAGCAGGCCACGCCTGCCTGGCCGGGCCCATGACGGTGATCGAGACGCCGGAGAACGTCACCCTCGTCTACCTCGAAGGCCAGGGAAACAGCCACCTGGTATCCGACCCGAACGAAGTGGGCATGCTCGCCCGACGCTATGCGATGATCCGAACGCAGGCCCTCAACTCCGAGGAGTCTGCGCGTCTGATCAAGCAGTTGGCGGGTGAGCTGTGAACAACTTGGCCTGGTTCAAGAGCAGTTATAGCGACAACACCGGCGGCGAATGCCTCGAAGTCGCCCTCTCGTGGTTCAAGAGCAGCTACAGCGACAACACCGGCGGTGACTGCGTCGAGGTGGCCACCACCTCAACCATCCACATCCGCGACTCCAAAACTCCGGACGCCCCCCACCTCACCGTCTCCCCCACCACCTGGTCAGCCTTCCTCGGCGGCCTCCACGAGTGACCGAGGTCGGCCCGCGAACCGCGCCACCCGTTCCTCCAGCCGCGCCCGGCACTCCGGCCACTCCTCTGCCGTGATCGAGAAGATCGCCGAGTCACGCAGTCGGCCCTCCTCCCCCGGGGCCCACGAACGCGACCAGTTCCTCAGTACGCCCTCGAAGCGTGCGCCCACGCTCTGGATCGCCGCGCGGGAGCGGCTGTTGCGGGCGTCCGTCTTCAGGTCGACCCTCGACACATCCCACACCTCGAAGGCGTGCCGGAAGAGCAGCAGCTTGGCCTCGGCGTTGATGCCCGTACCCTGCGCCGAACCGGACAGCCAGGTGAATCCGACCTCCACCGCGTCGAGTTGGTCGTCGGACCGCCAGCACCTGGGTTCCCAGTACGCCGTTGCCCCCACCGCCCGTCCGGTTGCCAACGACACCTGGGCGTAGGGCAACAGATGTCCCGTCTCCTCTCTCGCGAGCTGCTCATCGATGTACTGCCCGACCTTCTCGGCCCTCGGTACCCAGGTGAACTCGTACGTGCCCCGGTTCTCCTCCGCCGCCACCGCCAGGTCGGCCGCGTGCCGCCGTGACAGCGGTTCGAGTCTCACCAACCAGCCCT
Coding sequences:
- a CDS encoding sugar phosphate isomerase/epimerase, with protein sequence MTVKQLAMPELVDACLELGVPGVGLWREPVQSYGLDATAKLVRDAGLTVTTLCRGGFFTAIDPAERAAALADNRRAIDEAATLGTDTLVLVSGGLPAGSKDLHGARERIADALGELGPYAQSHGVRLAIEPLHPMYAADRCVVSTLAQALDLAERFPARQVGVTVDTYHVWWDDNAPAQIARAGAGGRIHSFQLADWTTPLPEGVLTGRGQIGDGSIDMREWKGYVEAAGYTGPIEVELFNDDLWARDGREVLTETARRFAQHTG
- a CDS encoding dihydrodipicolinate synthase family protein, whose product is MTIQLPDFKGGFRAYDPRPEPLALTTGSPFTSRTVFSAAHVVADPFADVSPDSPAAVDWDATLAFRRHLWSHGLGVAEAMDTAQRGMGLDWAGAAELIRRSAAEAKAVGGRIACGVGTDQIAAGSLVEVRAAYEEQLALVEESGAQAIVMASRALAAAANGPEDYLEVYGHLLRQASEPVVLHWLGPMFDPALEGYWGSSDLDTATDTFLEVIAAHPDRVEGIKVSLLDAQREIDIRRRLPQGVRCYTGDDFNYPELIAGDEQGFSHALLGIFDPLGPLAAEAVRVLDTGDAAGFRALLDPTVELSRHLFQTPTRFYKTGVVFLAWLAGHQSHFTMVGGLQSARSLPHFARAYELADGLGLFPDPKLAEDRMKTLLALYGVTQ
- a CDS encoding Gfo/Idh/MocA family protein, encoding MTRKTVRIAMNGVTGRMGYRQHLVRSILAIREQGGLDLGDGTVLWPEPILVGRREHALKALAEQHGLDPANISTDVDAVLADPTVDIYFDAQVTSAREEAIKKAIAAGKHIYTEKPTATGLEGALELARLAQEKGIKHGVVQDKLFLPGLLKLKRLIDGGFFGRILSIRGEFGYWVFEGDWQTAQRPSWNYRAEDGGGIVVDMFPHWEYVLHELFGRVKSVQAIATTHIPQRWDENGKPYDATADDAAYGIFELDGGAIAQINSSWAVRVGRDELVEFQVDGTEGSAVAGLRNCRVQHRTMTPKPVWNPDIPATYSFRDQWQEIPDNEEFDNGFKAQWELFLKHVYADAPYHWDLLAGARGVQLADLGLRSSAEGLRIDVPEIAL
- a CDS encoding LacI family DNA-binding transcriptional regulator: MTVTLADVAARAQVSPATVSRVLNGNYPVAASTRERVLKAVDDLDYVLNGPASSLAAATSDLVGILVNDIADPFFGIMASAIQAEIGGPGGRAGGERLAVVCNTGGSPERELTYLTLLQRQRAAAVVLTGGAIQDAPHAAAVASKLRKLTNAGTRVVLCGRPPAPDTGAIALAFDNCGGGQRLTEHLIGLGHRRLGYIAGPQERTTTRHRLEGHRAALAAAGIEEDPRWTVWGRYDRTSGYEATLELLRRDPSLTAVVAANDSVALGACAALRESGLRIPQDVSVAGFDDLPFSIDAVPALTTVRLPLAEAGARAGRIAMGREEPPPGDIATVRGELMVRGSSGVPRSPAST
- a CDS encoding class I SAM-dependent methyltransferase; the encoded protein is METSASRNAAYDEHADWYNDHMSADGRGDYVRTVHVALGDLLGPGGGRCLDVCCGTGAHASRLRQLGWARVGVDLSGGQLRHAARRLPVALADATALPLADASVPAAVCVLASTDVPDYAAVLREIARVLEPGGRFVHLGVHPCFVGAFADRSDPPRVIVDPRYTDRSRRFDGWSSKGVRARVGAWHLPLAALLNAAATAGLRLTRTVETGPDDVPEQFGFLAVKDS
- a CDS encoding bifunctional helix-turn-helix transcriptional regulator/GNAT family N-acetyltransferase translates to MTVQDIRTFNRFYTNVIGALDYSRQLYAPYTLTESRVLYELAHSPRTDAVDLRSELSLDAGYLSRILNKFEDDGLIERVPSARDPRRRQVTLTPRGRETAGLLAERANESVGALLATVPSADRPRLSEAMRTVREILSDGRPPRREDVVLREPGPGDLGWIVQRNAALYAAEYGFNADYEGLVARIVADYAEDHDPHLERVWVAEVDGRPVGCIMCVRDDAPATARLRLLLVEPEARGLGIGDRLVGAVVDFARGVGYRDIVLWTNDVLGAARRIYQRHDFVLVAEKPHRSFGKDLTGQDWRLDLHGSPG
- a CDS encoding sugar phosphate isomerase/epimerase, with the protein product MRLAFSTLGVPGLPIPDVVRLAATHGYHGVELRAHPEEPVHPGIDLSERVDVASEFKAGGIEILGLAGYARVAAPGDDGPVIEEIRRLLDLARDLGAPYVRVFPGADHEQTTERADALAARRLGTAAEYAADLGVRILLETHDSHRRAADAIRILGPVGHRHVGALWDVMHTWLGGEQPSESYAALSPFLGYVQVKDIASAEDTTPLPLGTGVLPLTECVEVLSRHGWDGWLCWEYEKRWYEEAAPLAELLGAGREHLGRLLNECA
- a CDS encoding ATP-binding protein, encoding MNTESHPHTWRRSFMPVVENVPEARHGAQLALAAWAVPDDVAETIALILTELATNAVRHARRHGRTFDVALAHDGGKTIEVEVSDGSPHHPVLNGYDPDATSGRGLLLVDALCEEWGVREREFGKSVWARVVS
- a CDS encoding Scr1 family TA system antitoxin-like transcriptional regulator, translated to MRWGNRRRRRPRRRRSTSRRYWSQYEYLIECAARPNVALQVMPMSRAGHACLAGPMTVIETPENVTLVYLEGQGNSHLVSDPNEVGMLARRYAMIRTQALNSEESARLIKQLAGEL
- a CDS encoding DUF397 domain-containing protein, which encodes MNNLAWFKSSYSDNTGGECLEVALSWFKSSYSDNTGGDCVEVATTSTIHIRDSKTPDAPHLTVSPTTWSAFLGGLHE
- a CDS encoding GNAT family N-acetyltransferase; this translates as MTFRCEAPLLQGWLVRLEPLSRRHAADLAVAAEENRGTYEFTWVPRAEKVGQYIDEQLAREETGHLLPYAQVSLATGRAVGATAYWEPRCWRSDDQLDAVEVGFTWLSGSAQGTGINAEAKLLLFRHAFEVWDVSRVDLKTDARNSRSRAAIQSVGARFEGVLRNWSRSWAPGEEGRLRDSAIFSITAEEWPECRARLEERVARFAGRPRSLVEAAEEG